A DNA window from Elusimicrobiota bacterium contains the following coding sequences:
- a CDS encoding RQC domain-containing protein, with product MNLYQFVILSLIEKISGKRGRGTIIGILRGGDRRSIRSLKNSDNALDERYSGIMERVPNKVLLAISDELLKAGLIEIVEDNINGRWYPLVYVTGKGQDALKEKSAEFLPELEKILNANKVLIDFQAGLIPKGDDADDRRRDSREKSAESS from the coding sequence TTGAATTTGTATCAGTTTGTTATTTTATCTCTGATAGAAAAAATATCAGGGAAAAGAGGCAGAGGAACGATTATCGGAATCTTGCGGGGTGGTGACAGGCGGAGCATTCGATCACTTAAAAACAGTGATAACGCACTCGACGAAAGATATTCCGGTATTATGGAACGAGTGCCGAATAAAGTCCTTCTCGCAATTTCAGATGAGTTGCTTAAAGCAGGGCTCATTGAAATAGTTGAGGATAACATCAACGGGCGCTGGTATCCGCTGGTGTATGTCACAGGAAAAGGTCAGGATGCACTTAAAGAAAAATCCGCAGAGTTTTTGCCCGAACTTGAAAAGATACTCAACGCTAACAAAGTGCTAATTGATTTTCAGGCAGGGCTCATCCCGAAAGGAGATGATGCTGATGACAGAAGAAGAGATAGCCGAGAAAAATCAGCAGAAAGCAGTTGA
- a CDS encoding single-stranded DNA-binding protein: MNNIVLTGNIVRDATLRATQTGKQVCDVRFAVREDRAPENAETLFLDLVIWGERAEKLAPHLTKGKALAVNGRLEIRTNTKGDKTYKDVKVVVNELEFLSKKEKGVSATDGEEVPF; this comes from the coding sequence ATGAACAACATAGTTTTAACAGGCAACATTGTTAGAGATGCAACGTTGAGAGCAACCCAAACAGGCAAGCAGGTCTGCGATGTCAGGTTCGCTGTTAGAGAAGACAGAGCACCAGAAAATGCCGAGACATTATTTCTGGATTTGGTAATCTGGGGAGAGCGGGCGGAAAAACTTGCACCGCACTTAACTAAAGGAAAAGCTCTTGCCGTCAATGGTCGGCTGGAAATCAGAACGAACACGAAAGGCGACAAGACCTACAAGGATGTTAAGGTTGTCGTGAACGAATTGGAATTTCTCTCTAAAAAAGAGAAAGGTGTTTCAGCCACAGACGGAGAGGAAGTGCCGTTTTGA